The genomic stretch ACACGAGTTGAGACCGATCAATTCGAACACCATGAGATTTTGCTGTATCCATCCCAAGTTCCATTTCACGCAATGGTCTGTTCATTATACCAGCGCAAATAATGAGAAGAAAAACAGCAATTGCTGGTGGAATCATTTGCTTCCAATCAATACCATTTAAGGATCCCACTCCCCAAGCTGCCGCAGTTAATGCGACCTCTGCATCACTTTTAATAAGGAGCATTGAGTTGACACTTCCTAAAAGAGCCGAAATCGCTATTCCGACGATAATTAGACGGAAGTTTTGTGTTCCTTTACGAAAAGCTAGCAAATAAATAAGGAGGGCTGTTGTGAATCCGCCAATTAAAGCCCCACTAGCTACACTTAAATAGGAAGTTGACTTTGCGACAAGAAGCACAATAAGCGCTCCAGTGTAAGAGCCTGATGTAAAACCTATGATATCAGGCGAACCTAATGGATTTCTAGTAATTGATTGAAAAATCATTCCACTTACTGCTAAACCTGCTCCAAAAATAATCGCAGCCAGTACTCTTGGTAAACGCCAATCGATTACAACAGTTTGTGTCATCCCTGTCGCTTGACCAATTAAAGCAGAAAAAACTTCATTTATACTTAATTTCAGTGTACCTACCATTAACGCAAACATTGCAATTGCAATCGTGGCTATAAGAAGGATTAATGTTACAATAATGCTTCTCACATCAATGCGCGCCTTTATAGGCCATTTAATTTGTATATAGTGCCGACCATAATTAATAGGGCGCATAACATTCACTCCTTCTTACTTTCAAACTTATGCCACAAATCATTTTCATATTATAATCCACTCGCTTTACGTCTACGAACAAGAATCAGTAGAATCGGTGCACCAACCAATCCTGTGATGATTCCTACTGGAACTTCAGAAGGTAACAATACAACCCTACCAATAATATCCGATAAAATGAGTAGAATCGGTGCTGCTACAATTGAGTATAAAAAGATCCAGAATTGATCTGGACCAACAAACCATCGTACACAATGTGGCACCATCAAGCCTATAAAACCAATTGGGCCAGCTATTGCTGTTGCACCACCAGCCAATAAAGTGATGGCAATTAATCCGATTGTACGAGTCACACCAACATTTACACCCAATGAAGATGCACGATCGTCTCCAAATGCGATCGCATTTAATGCTGGAGTTATAACAAAAGCAAGTAAGGCTCCAACTATTAAAATAGGAAGAACAAGCCAAAGATCATCAAGACTTCTTCTAGCTAATGTTCCAACGCTCCAGTTCAACATTCGTGCGAATGCCTTACTATTTATTAATGTTAATGATGTTGTAATTCCGCTCAATGTGGCCCCAAGCGCAACCCCAGCTAATGTAATTTGTACAGGAGTAGGTGCTTTTTTACCTGCTCCTCCACTAATAATATACACAGCAATTGTTGCTACTAATGCTCCTGCTAGTGCAAACCACATATAGGCGGACATTGATGTAACAGAAAATACACCAACTCCTATAGCTACTGCAAAAGCTGCACCTGCGTTTACACCAAGAATACCAGGGTCCGCTAGCGGATTCCTGGTAAGGACTTGAATCAATGCACCTGCTAAGCCAAAAGCAGGTCCAACTATAAGTGCAATTAGTGTTCGAGGAACCCGAGTAGTAAGAATGATCGTATGGTCATAGCTGTTGTTTGGTGAAAACAACGCATCCCATACAACTCTAGGTGGAATAGACTTCGCACCGATCATTAAACTTAAGAATACTACGGCTACCAAAAGTAAAAGTGCTATGATGAAGCCCAAAAACCGTTGCAACCGCATTGAAGTAATTGTCTTTTTATTTGTCCCAACTACTTGAGTCGTTTTGTTTTTTGGTTGCTTCATCACGCTCACTGTATTACTCCCCGCCTTCTAATGCTGTTTTAAATTGTTTTGGTAAATTATCGATTGCCCATAATAATGCAGGAACCGTACCTGTTGAAAATGCGTTTGATGAATTCGTATCAAGAATTAATGATCTTCCATCAGCTACAGAAGGAATCTTCTGATAAAGTTTATTGTTAGTAATCTCTTTTGGATCAACAAAAATAGGTAATACAAGAGTAAGATCAGCGTTTAAAAGATCTAACTTTTCATCAGCAACTTTAATAAAGAAATTACCTTGTGCTAGTTTTTCAATCTCTTCTTTATTTTTGAAACCAAGTCGCGTTACAAAATCAACACGAGAATCTCCTTTTACGTATGCACCGAAACCTGAAGAATCGTAAGCACCAACTGCAACCGTTTTGCCTGCAAATTCAGGATTCGCTTTAGCAGCTTTATCAAATGCTACGTCTACATCCTTAAGAAGTTGTTCTCCTTTACTAACTTTACCAAGAGCTTGAGCAATCATTTGTACTTGTTCTTTAGTAGAAGTTAAATAGTTATCTCCATCTTTTGGAACTCCAACCGTTGGAGCAATTTCTGAAAGTCGTTTATATCGTTCTTCATCACCTGAAGATTTTACATCAAGAATTAAATCTGGTTTAAGTGAAGCAATTTTCTCGTAATCAAGTTCCATTGTACCAAGAAGAGTTGGTGACTTTTTATATGTACCTTTTAACCATGGTCCAACACCGTCTCCACCAAAAGCAAGCCAGTCACTTGCACCAATTGGTTCAACTCCAAGACTTAATGCAGTCTCTGCATCTCCCCAACCTAGAGCTACTACGCGCTTAGGATGTCCTTTGATTTCCACTTTACCAAATTTAGTATCGATTGTGACAGCGGATTCATTTGAAGACTTTTTATCAGACTTTTTACTTGAATCTGACGAACAGCCAACTAGTCCAATTATTAATAATAAAGACATTACAATCCCAAGTATTTTAGGCATTTTCATATTGCTAATCATTTCTGTCTCTCCTTAATTTTTCGTTGATGTTGATAATCATTTTCAATTATTTATTATACTGGACCGAGAATCAATGTCAATACATTTCACAGTTGATACTGAACTTTCAGAATTGTTGAGTTATCAATACACATTTAATAAATAAATCAAATCAATCAACTTTTTTTCATAACATATGTAATTAAGAATTAACGTTTCATTTTATCTCATTATATTATAATAACATTTTTTCAAAATAAAAGTATTAAAAATTAACTAAAAAGACTACCCAGGAAGCAACAAATACTCTTTAACTTACAAAGTTGGCTAATTCCCGCACATTACTTATTTAATACAAATAAAAGTCAATAGCTGTTTATCTACTGACTTCTATTAATTAGATGCAATAAAATTTAGTTTCCTTGCTTAAGTTTAATGAAGTTTTCCTGAAGCTGCTCTAAGCGCAATTTACCTTGTTCGCGTTGAACTTTATTTTCTTCTTCAATCGCTTTCGTTTCTTGCATACCCTTCATAATGATATTCCAAGTCTCTTCCATCGTCTCAATTTTAATGCTAGGCGCACCTGATAATCTAGCAATATCAACACTTTGCTGTGAAATTGTATTTGCATTGCGTAATAATAATTCATTTGTTCTCTTGTCTAACTCATCCATCGATTGTGCTACTAAATTTTGTCTCTTTGCCGAAATCGCATTAATTAATGCCGTTTTAAAGATTGGAATTGTTGTTACAAATGCTGAGTTAATTTTACCTATCAACTTTGTATTACCGCGTTGTAACATACGAATTTGCGGTGCTGATTGGTATGCCACTTGTTTCGCCATTTCTAAATCATAAGTACGTTGTTCAATTAGCTCTATCGCATTTTTTAAAGTGTCTAATTCCATCATAGCAAGTTGATTACCAGTTCCAGCTCTTTCTGTTAATGCAGGAAGCTGAGTTTTTAGCTCTTCGGCTTTCATTTCTGCAGCTACAATATATTTTTCTAATTCCAAATAATACATGACATTTTGCTCGTAAAGTTGTTCTAATGTATTTGTAGATGACTTCATTTCATGTTCATACTTTGTAATTTCTATATAAACTTTATCAATTTCAGTCCCCATTGATTGATACTTATCAAATAACTTATCGATTAACTTTTGTCCGCGATTAAAAATTTTAGAGAGAAATCCTTTTTCCTCTGCAAAATCCTTCGCATCAAAGCGGTCCATAATTTTACCCAATTGCTTTAATAGAACGCTAGATTCTTCCATACTTGAAGCCTTAATCGTATTTAATATTTTGCCTGAAAAAGTTGAAATTTCATTCGCTGGTTCTTTTCCATACTCTAATAAAGCAATTTGATTTTTGTAATCGATTGAATTAGTTAAACGATGTACTTCCGGTTCATTTCTTAATTGTAATTTCATTTCATTTGGATTAGCTTTTATGATTTCATCTTGATTTTCTAAACTAGTAAGTGTATTTACAGACATTTTAAACTCCCCTTTATTTAACTATTTTTTTAAGTAGCGTTTTAATTATTGACTGTCCAGGTGCACGTAATGCTTGAAACTCACTATCAAAAGTAACCTCATCAAGCCAATGAGAGTCAAATAACTTGTCGTCTACGAATAATTCAATATCATTCTGACCTGTAGGATTAAGTAATACTAGATCGATGCCAAACTCATTTAATAATAGAAGTAATGCTGCATCAGTTCTACTTAGCTCGCCATCTTTTTCAGTATTATAAATAATTAATTTCGGTATTTGCTGAGTGTAATCAAATTGTTGTAGTAATCTTAACACTTCGTTTGGTATATTCATTGATTGACTAAATAAAAATAGTTGTGTTTGTTCCCTTGTTTCGTTCGGTAACACTTTAATATTTACGCGTTCAACATATCTAGAAATTGCAGAAGCAAGCCCAAACTGTAATCCACTTGGTAGTTCTTTATATCTCCACCAATTACTAGCCATCATTTTATTAGGATCAAGTAAGCCATCAGGTCCTAAAGCATTTTGATAATGATATTGTTGGTTCCCTTTAGCTAATTGACTAAAAGGAAATTTATCTATTTTAAGTGTTAAATTCGACTCAGTTAATTGATTAATCTTTTCCCAATACTCACGGCGATTTTTCGTTACACCTAAAATTTTTATAAAGAAAACCGGTACTTCAACAAAATTAGCTTTTACTTGGAAGTTTGGGCGTAACATTGCTCTTTCCTTATGTAAAATGAATAATTCGTCATAGGTAGTCTTTAATGTAATTGATCTTGGAGCATAATTTCTAAATTGCCATGGTTTATATAATAATGAATCATCTGTATGCAATAATTTCTCAATTTCCATAGATGCTCTATGAGCAACCGTACTCTTTCTAACTGGTTTTTCGATTGGAAATGGTAATAACGCACTCGATGAAGGTAATATTGTTATTTCATTTTTCTCTTGGCCTACAAAATTAGCTAATAAATCTTTCCCTTCAGGATGAAATATAGCAATATCAAAGCCTAATAATATTAGTAAGTAAAGGAAATAACATTCACTTAAAGACGTGTCACCATACCATAATATAAGAGGTGAATTCTTAGGAAAATCCTCAATCCATTTATTCACATGATTATGTAACCATTTCACTAAATCAACTATTACTCTCCTAAAATTACTATCTAGGAATCCATTTTTATGCGAATCTTTAAACGTAGTAAATACAGCTTTAATTTGCTCGCGAATATATCTATGTATATACTGATTCTCATGTTTAGGAATTAATCTCTCACCGTCAAGGAATGCAATAAGTCTGTTTACTGACAACCCGTTTTCAGCAGTATTTATTGTTAATATTCTTTGTACTGCTTGAAACAGATCATTCGAAATTGTCTTGTCCAAACCTTCACTTAATAGAAACACATTTAGTGAATCATCGTGTACTAGTTCGTATAGATTTTCAAAATACTCATCTTCGTCAATGTTTGTCCCTAAAATTCGCCAAGCAACTTGATTGAAACTGATTGATTCGCTTTCCTCTTCGTAAGAACGTCTTAATGTAGATGGTTGTTTTAAACTACTCAACCAATCATGCTGATTAATATCCATCTTTTTTGGGTTAATCGCAGACATATTTAAATACTCCTCTCCGATGTAATTATTTCGCTTTAGGTTGCCCGAAAACTACCGACATGCCTTCACGAGTTACTACCCAAGATGAACCAAATTTACGTATCGTACCGTCTGGAAAATCATTTATTCTTTTCCTTAATGTTGAATCATTGATTCCCCATTCTTGACACGCCTGACGCGAACTAAGTAAGCTTGGATCGTTTAAATTTATCGTATTTCTTTGTTTACTCAAAATCCCACCCCTAACTTCTACATATTATCCAAATATAATACTTATGAGGTAAATGTAACTCATGAACCAAAGGGTGATACTGTATGAGAACATTACTTAATAGGAACAAGAGATTCCTATATTTACTTTTTAAGTGATTACAACCGTCATTTTATTTCATTATAAATCTATTTAAGGGAATTATTTCTATTCCTTTTAGTTTTAACTATTTACAATCTAGGACATCGTTAGAAATTCGTTCTTGTTAAGATAGACGTTGTTTGCCAAAGTTTCATCCAAAAATTGACCTATTTTTAGACTACTCCTCTCCTCTAATGGCATTTTCATTTTCTAAAGATGTACTAAACGATAAAGAAAAGGGGAATTTGAACGTTCCCCTTTTAACTATTACTTTTTATGCTGATGGAACCTTAAGCGTCTAAGCCGTAATCTCTAACTAATGAAACTAAACCGCCTTGGTATCCACTACCAATTGCATTGAATTTCCACTCGCCATTATGACGATATAACTCACCAACAACTACTGAAGTTTCGATTGAGAAATCTTCACCTAAATCATAGCGAACTAACTCTTCACCGTTTGATTCGTTTAAAATACGAACATATGAATTACTTACTTGTCCGAAGTTTTGGTTACGTGCTTCTGCGTCATGAATCGTAATTGCGAATGCAATCTTTTCAACTGAAGCAGGAACGTTTGTAAGATTAACTGTTACTTGCTCGTCGTCTCCATCGCCAGCACCAGTTCTATTATCACCATGGTGTTCAACTGATCCATTTCCACCTACAGTGTTATTATAGAAAACAAAATCTTGTTCAGAAGCACATTTACTAGCGCCATTTAATAAAAATACTGATGAGTCTAAATCAAAGTCATTTCCACCATGGTACTTATTAGTGTCCCAACCTAAACCAACAACAATATTTGTTAAACCAGGATTTGTTTTTGTTAAATCTACTTTTTGTCCTTTTAATAAATTTAATGCCATTTTAATTGCACTCCTTTTTTCTTCATATTATTTATTCATTTATTTATTGAAAACGTTGAACGATTTTATCAAGCGCTATATCTTTTGTTCCTTCTCCAACTGCTGAGAATTTCCACTCGCCATTATGACGATAAATCTCACCAGGGAATAATGCAGTTAAACCTGAATAACTATCAGTGATATTATAGTTTACTAACTCAGAGTTTGAAGCTTTGTCTACTACACGGATAAATGCATTTTTAATCATTCCGAAATCTTGCTTACGTTGAACACAAGCATAGATATTTACAACAAATACAAGTTTATGTACATAAGAAGGTACCTTATTCAAATTAACAAATACTTGCTCATCGTCACCGTTTCCATCACCTGTTAGGTTATCGCCAGAATGTACTATACTACCGCATAAGCTTCTTTTGTTCCCAAAATAAATTACATCACTTGCACTTCTTAACTTGTCATTTTCATCTAACATTAAAACGGAAGCGTCACAGTCAATGTTTTCTTGTTTACCAAATCCGAAGAAACCACCACTTTTTTTCACTGGATCCCATCCTAGACCTACAGTTAAAGAAGAAAGTCCCGCTCTTCCTTTTGTAAGGTCGACTTTTTGACCTTTTTGTAAAGAAATTGCCATATGCTATTAACACTCCTTATTATGTATTAATCACGTTTCCGTGATTTATAGTTTCATAATATCATATAAGATTTTGAAAAACTATGAACATATTAGTAATATTATATATTTTATTTTAGTGAATTCATAATGATATATAACATCCCCCAGATTTTACTAATGTATGAATTCATAAAAAGTATTTACTTAAATTTAGTAAAAAAATGCACCTCTAAACGTTAGTGGTTAACTAACTTTCGAGGTGCATTTCATTAC from Arthrobacter citreus encodes the following:
- a CDS encoding TerD family protein, with protein sequence MALNLLKGQKVDLTKTNPGLTNIVVGLGWDTNKYHGGNDFDLDSSVFLLNGASKCASEQDFVFYNNTVGGNGSVEHHGDNRTGAGDGDDEQVTVNLTNVPASVEKIAFAITIHDAEARNQNFGQVSNSYVRILNESNGEELVRYDLGEDFSIETSVVVGELYRHNGEWKFNAIGSGYQGGLVSLVRDYGLDA
- a CDS encoding iron chelate uptake ABC transporter family permease subunit, with the protein product MRPINYGRHYIQIKWPIKARIDVRSIIVTLILLIATIAIAMFALMVGTLKLSINEVFSALIGQATGMTQTVVIDWRLPRVLAAIIFGAGLAVSGMIFQSITRNPLGSPDIIGFTSGSYTGALIVLLVAKSTSYLSVASGALIGGFTTALLIYLLAFRKGTQNFRLIIVGIAISALLGSVNSMLLIKSDAEVALTAAAWGVGSLNGIDWKQMIPPAIAVFLLIICAGIMNRPLREMELGMDTAKSHGVRIDRSQLVLILIAVALTAAPTAVIGPVSFVALVAPQIAKRITKSEESLLPAAMMGSFLLLGADVLAQRVIPGTIFPVGVVTLSLGGIYLVWLLFRQARSAA
- a CDS encoding iron chelate uptake ABC transporter family permease subunit, producing the protein MSVMKQPKNKTTQVVGTNKKTITSMRLQRFLGFIIALLLLVAVVFLSLMIGAKSIPPRVVWDALFSPNNSYDHTIILTTRVPRTLIALIVGPAFGLAGALIQVLTRNPLADPGILGVNAGAAFAVAIGVGVFSVTSMSAYMWFALAGALVATIAVYIISGGAGKKAPTPVQITLAGVALGATLSGITTSLTLINSKAFARMLNWSVGTLARRSLDDLWLVLPILIVGALLAFVITPALNAIAFGDDRASSLGVNVGVTRTIGLIAITLLAGGATAIAGPIGFIGLMVPHCVRWFVGPDQFWIFLYSIVAAPILLILSDIIGRVVLLPSEVPVGIITGLVGAPILLILVRRRKASGL
- a CDS encoding iron-siderophore ABC transporter substrate-binding protein; protein product: MISNMKMPKILGIVMSLLLIIGLVGCSSDSSKKSDKKSSNESAVTIDTKFGKVEIKGHPKRVVALGWGDAETALSLGVEPIGASDWLAFGGDGVGPWLKGTYKKSPTLLGTMELDYEKIASLKPDLILDVKSSGDEERYKRLSEIAPTVGVPKDGDNYLTSTKEQVQMIAQALGKVSKGEQLLKDVDVAFDKAAKANPEFAGKTVAVGAYDSSGFGAYVKGDSRVDFVTRLGFKNKEEIEKLAQGNFFIKVADEKLDLLNADLTLVLPIFVDPKEITNNKLYQKIPSVADGRSLILDTNSSNAFSTGTVPALLWAIDNLPKQFKTALEGGE
- a CDS encoding TerD family protein — protein: MAISLQKGQKVDLTKGRAGLSSLTVGLGWDPVKKSGGFFGFGKQENIDCDASVLMLDENDKLRSASDVIYFGNKRSLCGSIVHSGDNLTGDGNGDDEQVFVNLNKVPSYVHKLVFVVNIYACVQRKQDFGMIKNAFIRVVDKASNSELVNYNITDSYSGLTALFPGEIYRHNGEWKFSAVGEGTKDIALDKIVQRFQ
- a CDS encoding toxic anion resistance protein, whose protein sequence is MSVNTLTSLENQDEIIKANPNEMKLQLRNEPEVHRLTNSIDYKNQIALLEYGKEPANEISTFSGKILNTIKASSMEESSVLLKQLGKIMDRFDAKDFAEEKGFLSKIFNRGQKLIDKLFDKYQSMGTEIDKVYIEITKYEHEMKSSTNTLEQLYEQNVMYYLELEKYIVAAEMKAEELKTQLPALTERAGTGNQLAMMELDTLKNAIELIEQRTYDLEMAKQVAYQSAPQIRMLQRGNTKLIGKINSAFVTTIPIFKTALINAISAKRQNLVAQSMDELDKRTNELLLRNANTISQQSVDIARLSGAPSIKIETMEETWNIIMKGMQETKAIEEENKVQREQGKLRLEQLQENFIKLKQGN